A section of the Agrococcus sp. SGAir0287 genome encodes:
- a CDS encoding ABC transporter ATP-binding protein, whose translation MSPASIRASGWGWRHAARTRPAIAGLDLAIEPGERVLLLGPSGAGKSTLLAGLAGVLGDAEDGEESGALTVDGAHPASRRGSAGLVLQDPQANTILSRVGDDVAFGPENLRVPRDEIWRRVRASLDAVGLAVDPDRSTAALSGGQRQRLALAGVLAMRPGLVLLDEPTANLDPAGVVEVRDAVVRMLESTGATLVVVEHRVEQWLPVVDRVVVLDPGGGVLADGPAATVLGRHGDELAERGVWVPGHPVDVARTTTGAGAELLRAAGLVVGRDAPVRPPVDLALHAGTSTVVTGPNGAGKSTLALTMASLLPRLGGDLVAAPALAGDLGPDPARWRSSALATRIGTVFQEPEHQLVGRTVREELAVGLRAIGLPVSRHAARIDALLARLRLDRLADAHPFTLSGGEQRRLSVATVLATGPRVVVLDEPTFGQDRRTWRELVGLMAELVADGVALLSVSHDADVVRVLGAGTPSDRVVHLDAA comes from the coding sequence GTGAGTCCCGCGAGCATCCGCGCATCCGGCTGGGGCTGGCGGCACGCGGCGCGCACCCGCCCGGCGATCGCGGGGCTCGACCTCGCGATCGAGCCGGGGGAGCGCGTGCTGCTGCTCGGTCCCTCCGGCGCGGGCAAGTCGACGCTGCTCGCCGGGCTCGCCGGCGTGCTCGGCGATGCCGAGGACGGCGAGGAGTCGGGCGCCCTGACCGTCGACGGCGCGCATCCCGCGTCGCGGCGCGGCTCGGCGGGGCTCGTGCTGCAGGATCCGCAGGCGAACACGATCCTGTCGCGCGTCGGCGACGACGTCGCCTTCGGGCCCGAGAACCTGCGCGTGCCGCGCGACGAGATCTGGCGGCGCGTGCGCGCATCGCTCGACGCCGTGGGGCTCGCGGTCGACCCGGACCGCTCGACGGCTGCGCTCTCGGGCGGGCAACGGCAGCGCCTCGCCCTCGCGGGCGTCCTCGCGATGCGTCCGGGGCTCGTGCTGCTCGACGAGCCGACGGCGAACCTCGATCCGGCCGGCGTCGTCGAGGTGCGCGACGCCGTCGTGCGGATGCTCGAGTCGACCGGTGCGACCCTCGTGGTCGTCGAGCATCGCGTCGAGCAGTGGCTGCCGGTCGTCGATCGCGTCGTGGTGCTCGACCCCGGCGGCGGCGTGCTCGCCGACGGCCCCGCGGCGACGGTCCTCGGCCGCCACGGCGACGAGCTCGCCGAGCGCGGCGTGTGGGTGCCCGGGCACCCCGTCGACGTCGCGCGGACGACGACCGGCGCAGGCGCCGAGCTGCTGCGCGCCGCCGGGCTCGTGGTCGGCCGCGACGCGCCCGTGCGACCACCCGTCGACCTCGCGCTCCACGCCGGCACGTCGACGGTCGTCACGGGTCCCAACGGCGCAGGCAAGTCGACCCTGGCGCTCACGATGGCGTCGCTGCTGCCGAGGCTCGGCGGTGACCTCGTCGCGGCGCCCGCGCTCGCCGGCGACCTCGGGCCCGATCCGGCCCGCTGGCGCTCGAGCGCGCTCGCGACGCGCATCGGCACGGTCTTCCAGGAGCCGGAGCATCAGCTCGTGGGCCGCACGGTGCGCGAGGAGCTCGCCGTCGGGCTGCGGGCGATCGGCCTGCCCGTGTCGAGGCACGCGGCGCGGATCGACGCGCTGCTCGCGCGCCTGCGGCTCGACCGGCTCGCGGATGCGCATCCCTTCACCCTGTCGGGCGGCGAGCAGCGCAGGCTCTCCGTCGCGACGGTACTCGCGACGGGCCCGCGCGTCGTCGTGCTCGACGAGCCGACCTTCGGTCAGGACCGCCGCACGTGGCGCGAGCTCGTCGGCCTCATGGCCGAGCTCGTCGCCGACGGCGTCGCGCTGCTGTCGGTGTCGCACGATGCGGACGTCGTGCGCGTCCTCGGCGCGGGCACCCCCTCCGACCGCGTCGTGCACCTGGACGCCGCATGA
- a CDS encoding energy-coupling factor transporter transmembrane component T family protein, translated as MTAGRTAPPTRLDRVNPVTPFLAAVVLSLPLLVTIDVVSAAVALVLGVAGLLAAGLRPGTIVRRTWPVLVAAPLSGISMLLYAEPAGRIHLRVWLAVVSDDSIALATAIVVRVLAIGVPTLAILAGLDATRLGDGLAQVLRLPARFVLAALAGIRLFGVLREDWDALAAARRARGLGDGGRVRRWAGMAFTVLVIAVRRGGRLATAMEARGFGHGERTWARPSRLGAPDAVLLGAAVGIVVAALGAAVATGSFRLVGT; from the coding sequence ATGACCGCAGGCCGCACCGCACCGCCCACGCGCCTCGACCGCGTGAACCCCGTGACGCCCTTCCTCGCCGCCGTCGTGCTGTCGCTGCCGCTGCTCGTCACGATCGACGTCGTGAGCGCCGCCGTGGCGCTCGTGCTCGGCGTCGCCGGACTGCTCGCCGCTGGCCTTCGCCCGGGCACGATCGTGCGCCGCACGTGGCCCGTGCTCGTCGCCGCGCCGCTGTCGGGCATCAGCATGCTGCTCTACGCCGAGCCGGCCGGTCGCATCCACCTGCGCGTGTGGCTCGCCGTCGTGAGCGACGACTCGATCGCGCTCGCGACCGCGATCGTCGTGCGCGTGCTCGCCATCGGCGTGCCGACCCTCGCGATCCTCGCAGGGCTCGACGCGACGAGGCTCGGCGACGGCCTCGCCCAGGTGCTGCGGCTGCCTGCGCGCTTCGTGCTCGCGGCGCTCGCGGGCATCCGCCTCTTCGGGGTCCTGCGCGAGGACTGGGATGCGCTCGCCGCCGCCCGCCGCGCGCGGGGCCTCGGCGATGGCGGCCGCGTCCGGCGCTGGGCGGGCATGGCCTTCACGGTGCTCGTCATCGCCGTGCGCCGCGGCGGCCGGCTCGCGACGGCCATGGAGGCGCGCGGGTTCGGGCACGGCGAGCGCACCTGGGCGCGCCCGTCGCGGCTCGGTGCGCCCGACGCGGTGCTGCTGGGTGCCGCCGTCGGCATCGTCGTCGCGGCCCTCGGTGCCGCGGTCGCGACGGGCTCGTTCCGCCTGGTGGGCACGTGA
- a CDS encoding Gfo/Idh/MocA family protein, with the protein MARRRLPAPRTIDPRDAPSLRWGILGPGGIASAMVEALQQGTGQQVVAVGGRSAERAAAFAQRHGIGASGDQDWLLAQDVDAIYVASPHSAHHAQALAAIDAGRAVLVEKAFTRNAGEAVEVLDAARHAGVAVAEAMWSRYLPGYDVVRRAVEEGVLGELRSVTADHGQLLWPDGPARLAEPALAGGALLDLGVYPIHLAAMLMPKVERVHAVGARTELGVDEQEVVTLAGPGGVLATCQASMSAKSPTTAVVAGTAARLELAGDFYRPTTIRLVAPDGEVLDAFEPDEREHGLRYEAVALARAVAAGERETPEVPWSETIRVMRIMDDVRAQLGVVLPGE; encoded by the coding sequence ATGGCTCGACGACGACTGCCGGCTCCCCGCACGATCGATCCGCGTGACGCGCCCTCGCTGCGGTGGGGCATCCTCGGCCCCGGCGGCATCGCCTCGGCGATGGTCGAGGCGCTGCAGCAGGGCACGGGCCAGCAGGTCGTCGCCGTCGGCGGCCGCTCGGCCGAGCGCGCCGCGGCGTTCGCGCAGCGGCACGGCATCGGCGCGTCCGGCGACCAGGACTGGCTGCTCGCGCAGGACGTCGACGCGATCTACGTCGCCTCGCCGCACTCCGCGCACCACGCGCAGGCGCTCGCCGCGATCGACGCCGGTCGTGCGGTGCTCGTCGAGAAGGCCTTCACGCGCAACGCGGGCGAGGCCGTCGAGGTGCTCGATGCCGCCCGCCACGCGGGCGTCGCCGTCGCCGAGGCGATGTGGTCGCGCTACCTGCCCGGCTACGACGTCGTGCGCCGCGCCGTCGAGGAGGGCGTCCTCGGCGAGCTCAGGTCCGTGACCGCCGACCACGGGCAGCTGCTGTGGCCGGATGGACCCGCGCGGCTCGCCGAGCCCGCGCTCGCCGGCGGCGCGCTCCTCGACCTCGGGGTCTACCCCATCCATCTCGCGGCGATGCTCATGCCCAAGGTCGAGCGCGTGCACGCCGTCGGTGCCCGCACGGAGCTCGGCGTCGACGAGCAGGAGGTCGTGACGCTCGCCGGTCCGGGCGGCGTGCTCGCGACATGCCAGGCGTCGATGTCGGCGAAGAGCCCGACGACGGCGGTCGTCGCCGGCACCGCGGCGCGACTCGAGCTCGCCGGCGACTTCTACCGCCCGACGACCATCCGGCTCGTCGCGCCGGACGGCGAGGTGCTCGACGCCTTCGAGCCCGACGAGCGCGAGCACGGGCTGCGCTACGAGGCCGTCGCGCTCGCGCGCGCCGTCGCGGCAGGGGAGCGGGAGACGCCGGAGGTCCCCTGGAGCGAGACGATCCGCGTCATGCGCATCATGGACGACGTGCGCGCCCAGCTCGGGGTCGTGCTGCCGGGGGAGTGA
- a CDS encoding metallopeptidase family protein, translating into MPMPFPVSPEEFEAIVTDELDALPDDMVDGLDNVVFLVEDRHESEDLLGIYEGVAITDRGHYGFGELPDRIVVFREAHLERCSSMEELHDEVHTTLVHEIAHFYGIDDDELHRLGWA; encoded by the coding sequence ATGCCGATGCCGTTCCCCGTGAGCCCCGAGGAGTTCGAGGCGATCGTCACCGACGAGCTCGACGCCCTGCCCGACGACATGGTCGACGGGCTCGACAACGTCGTCTTCCTCGTCGAGGACCGCCACGAGAGCGAGGACCTGCTCGGCATCTACGAGGGCGTCGCGATCACCGACCGCGGCCACTACGGGTTCGGCGAGCTGCCCGACCGCATCGTCGTGTTCCGGGAGGCGCACCTCGAGCGCTGCTCGTCGATGGAGGAGCTGCACGACGAGGTGCACACGACGCTCGTGCACGAGATCGCGCACTTCTACGGGATCGACGACGACGAGCTGCATCGCCTCGGCTGGGCCTGA